A genomic stretch from Mycobacterium malmoense includes:
- a CDS encoding segregation/condensation protein A — translation MKGLQNGPVNGEAPTKNGYPDGFRVRLTNFEGPFDLLLQLIFAHRLDVTEVALHQVTDDFIAYTREIGSQLELEETTAFLVIAATLLDLKAARLLPAGQVDDEEDLALLEVRDLLFARLLQYRAFKHVAEMFAELEAAALRSYPRAVSLEDRFTDLLPEVMLGVDAERFAQIAAVAFTPRPVPTVVTEHLHDLKVSVPEQAKKLLAILEARGSGRWATFSELVADCEAPMEVVGRFLALLELYRTRTVAFDQSEPLGVLQISWTGERPTWEAVLEVRDES, via the coding sequence TTCGGGTCCGGCTGACCAACTTCGAGGGGCCGTTCGACCTGCTGCTGCAGCTGATCTTTGCCCATCGCCTCGACGTCACCGAGGTGGCGCTGCACCAGGTCACCGACGACTTCATCGCCTACACCCGGGAGATCGGCTCCCAGCTGGAGCTCGAGGAGACCACCGCGTTCCTGGTAATCGCCGCGACGCTGCTCGACCTCAAGGCGGCCCGGCTGCTGCCGGCCGGACAGGTCGACGACGAAGAGGACCTGGCGCTGCTGGAGGTGCGCGACCTGCTGTTCGCCCGGCTGCTGCAGTACCGGGCGTTCAAGCACGTCGCGGAGATGTTCGCCGAGCTGGAGGCCGCCGCGCTGCGCAGCTATCCGCGGGCGGTGTCGCTGGAGGACCGGTTCACCGACCTGCTCCCGGAGGTGATGCTGGGCGTCGACGCCGAACGGTTCGCCCAGATCGCCGCCGTCGCCTTCACCCCGCGGCCGGTCCCGACGGTAGTCACCGAGCACCTGCATGACCTGAAGGTCTCGGTTCCCGAGCAGGCCAAGAAGTTGCTGGCGATCCTGGAGGCGCGGGGCAGCGGCCGATGGGCCACGTTTTCCGAGCTGGTCGCCGACTGTGAGGCGCCGATGGAGGTCGTCGGGCGCTTCCTGGCGCTGCTCGAACTGTATCGGACCCGGACGGTAGCATTCGACCAATCGGAGCCGCTTGGCGTGCTCCAGATTTCGTGGACCGGGGAACGTCCGACCTGGGAAGCCGTGCTAGAAGTGCGGGACGAATCATGA
- the scpB gene encoding SMC-Scp complex subunit ScpB: protein MSEELPGIDLDPDIPGIPDIAEAAPMDPEELGSVLEALLLVVDTPVTAEALAAATQQPVYRVAAKLQQMAEELAQRDSGIDLRKNSEGWRMYTRARFAPYVEKLLLDGARSKLTRAALETLAVVAYRQPVTRARVSAVRGVNVDAVMRTLLARGLITEAGVDDDTGATTFATTELFLERLGLTSLADLPDIAPLLPDVDTIEDLSESLDSEPRFIKLTGHAAPDQSPSFDLDQD, encoded by the coding sequence ATGAGCGAAGAGTTGCCGGGCATCGATCTCGACCCAGACATCCCAGGCATCCCGGACATCGCCGAGGCGGCGCCGATGGATCCCGAGGAACTCGGCTCGGTGCTGGAGGCGCTGCTGTTGGTGGTGGACACCCCGGTCACCGCCGAGGCGTTGGCGGCGGCCACGCAGCAACCCGTCTACCGGGTCGCCGCCAAGCTGCAGCAGATGGCCGAGGAACTCGCCCAGCGCGACAGCGGCATCGACTTGCGGAAAAACAGCGAGGGCTGGCGGATGTACACCCGGGCCCGCTTCGCGCCCTACGTGGAGAAGCTGCTGCTGGACGGAGCGCGATCCAAGCTAACCCGGGCGGCGCTGGAGACGTTGGCCGTGGTCGCCTACCGCCAGCCCGTGACGCGGGCGCGGGTGAGCGCGGTCCGCGGCGTCAACGTGGACGCCGTCATGCGCACCCTGCTGGCGCGCGGCCTGATCACCGAGGCCGGCGTCGACGACGACACCGGCGCGACGACGTTCGCCACCACCGAGCTGTTTCTGGAGCGCTTGGGGCTGACGTCGCTGGCCGACCTTCCCGACATCGCGCCGCTGCTTCCCGACGTCGACACGATCGAGGACCTGAGCGAATCCCTGGACAGCGAGCCACGTTTCATCAAACTCACGGGCCACGCGGCGCCCGACCAGTCGCCATCGTTCGACCTGGACCAGGATTGA
- a CDS encoding pseudouridine synthase, with translation MVETQGIRLQKVLSQAGIASRRAAEKLIVDGRVEVDGHVVTELGTRVDPDLSVIRVDGARVVVDDSLVYLALNKPRGMHSTMSDDRGRPCIGDLIERRVRGSKKLFHVGRLDADTEGLILLTNDGELAHRLMHPSHEVSKTYLATVTGSVPRGLGKKLRAGIELDDGPARVDDFAVVDAIPGKTLVRLTLHEGRNRIVRRLLAAAGFPVEALVRTDIGPVSLGKQRPGSIRALGRDEIGQLYKAVGL, from the coding sequence ATGGTCGAAACCCAAGGGATCCGGCTGCAAAAAGTGTTGTCCCAAGCCGGAATCGCGTCGCGGCGGGCGGCCGAGAAGTTGATCGTCGACGGCCGCGTCGAGGTGGACGGACACGTGGTCACAGAGTTGGGCACCCGCGTCGACCCGGACCTTTCGGTAATCCGTGTCGACGGGGCCAGGGTGGTCGTCGACGACTCGCTGGTCTACTTGGCCCTGAACAAGCCGCGTGGTATGCACTCGACCATGTCGGACGATCGCGGCCGGCCGTGCATCGGCGACCTGATCGAACGCCGGGTGCGGGGCAGCAAGAAGCTGTTTCACGTCGGGCGGCTGGACGCTGACACCGAGGGGCTGATCCTGCTGACCAACGACGGTGAGCTGGCGCACCGGCTGATGCATCCCTCCCACGAGGTCTCCAAGACGTATCTAGCCACGGTGACCGGATCGGTGCCGCGCGGGCTGGGCAAGAAACTGCGGGCCGGAATCGAGTTGGACGACGGACCGGCGCGGGTCGACGACTTCGCGGTGGTGGACGCCATTCCGGGTAAGACGTTGGTGCGGTTGACGTTACACGAGGGACGCAACCGCATCGTGCGCCGGCTGCTGGCGGCTGCAGGGTTTCCGGTGGAGGCGCTGGTGCGCACCGACATTGGACCGGTGTCCCTGGGTAAGCAGCGGCCGGGCAGCATCCGCGCGTTAGGCCGTGACGAGATCGGGCAACTGTACAAAGCGGTGGGCCTGTGA